The sequence AGAACTCGTCCTGTGCCAACACGGTGATCGTCGTGTGGCGAAGATGAATGCCGATCTTGAAGATCCACAACCGCTCTTCACTACGCTGGCCGATCAATTCAACGGCAAGAGATTCAACAGTCCGAACGACGCCGCGTACCATCGGAGTGGCGACCTCTATTTTACCGACCCTCCGTACGGATTGACGGAGGCATCAAATTCGGAGCTTGGTTTTCAGGGCGTGTTTCGACTATCGACAGGCGGCGTGGTCGAGCTCCTGACCGACGACCTGGCGCGGCCGAACGGTATCGCATTCTCTCCTGACGGCAGCACTTTGTACGTTGCGAACTCGGACCACGAGCGTGCCGTCTGGGTGGCATACGATGTGGGCGATGACGGCATGCTCTCAAACGCAAGGACGTTTTTTGATGCAAGCCGATGGTCCGGATCCCGCAGCGGACTGCCCGATGGACTCAAAGTCGATGACCAGGGCAATCTATTTGCCACCGGGCCGGGAGGCGTTGTGGTTCTTGCTCCAGACAGCACCCATCTCGGGACCATTCGACTTCCGGTGCCCGCCGCCAATGTCGCATTCGGCGACGATGGTCGCTACCTATACATCACGGCCGACATGTACCTGCTGCGGATACGGCTCGTCTGGACCGACCCGACCGGCACTGCGCAATAGCAACGAATCGCAACAATCTTCTACTGAGTGTCCGGCAGTCGCTTAATGCGGACGTTACGATACCAGACTTCGTCGCCATGGTCTTGGAGCGCGATGTGACCCATGGCCATTCGTCCGTAATCGGGTTCTTTCGCCCACTTGCTGTTCTCGACTCGCTGGTTCCACTCTTCACTGAACAGCTCATACTCAACGACCTTCACCCCGTTGAGCCAGTGCTCCACGTGTGTGCCGTCAACGAGGATCCGGCTCGAGTTCCACTCCCCGGCTGGTTTCGTCGCGTCTTCCGCGGGAGCGTACAGGTCGTACGCCGCCCCTGAGAGGTGGCTCGCGTCATTCGCCGCGTCGGGATGGGCGTCATCGTCCAGCACCTGCATCTCCGGCCCCGTCAAGTACGGAGCACCATGCACCTCCACCACCCGGTACATGATCCCACTGTTACCGGCCTCGGAGATCTTCCACTCCAGCTCAAGATCAAAATTCTGCCACTGACCTTTTGTGATGAGGTCGCCACCGTTCGTACCGGCACAATAAATCACCGCGTCCTTTACGGACCAGCCACTGGGTATATGATCCTTCTGGAAGCCGCGCCACAGGTCGAGTGTCGCACCGTCGAAGAGCGTCTCCCAAGATGATTCAGTCTCAGTCGACACAGGGGCCACTTCCAGCGCTCGTGGTGCACACGCGGACAGCGACATTAGTGCTGCAGCGATTCCAACAAGCGCGGGTGACGCACATCGCAAGATTTGTGAATTCATGGGTTCTCACGTCTCTTTGTATTCGGTGGCCAGCCTCTCTCGCACGGCGAGCAGCAGGTCGCGCGTTGCTCGTATCCCGTCACCCTCGGAGAGCACACTCCCCTCGTACTCTATTCCTACGTAACCGCGATAGCCGGCGTCAAGGACAATCCGCATCAGTCGCTCGTAGTCCAGGGTAGTCTCGTTTCCAGCCTCGTCGAAATCGTACGACTTCGCGCTGACCGCCTTCGCGTACGGCATCAGCTCTTCGACTCCGCGATAGTAGTCGTACATCTCATTGCATCCATCTACGGGATAGGCCGAACCCTCGATACAGAAATTGCCGAAGTCGGGAAGCGTTCCGCAACG is a genomic window of Rhodothermales bacterium containing:
- a CDS encoding DUF1080 domain-containing protein — protein: MNSQILRCASPALVGIAAALMSLSACAPRALEVAPVSTETESSWETLFDGATLDLWRGFQKDHIPSGWSVKDAVIYCAGTNGGDLITKGQWQNFDLELEWKISEAGNSGIMYRVVEVHGAPYLTGPEMQVLDDDAHPDAANDASHLSGAAYDLYAPAEDATKPAGEWNSSRILVDGTHVEHWLNGVKVVEYELFSEEWNQRVENSKWAKEPDYGRMAMGHIALQDHGDEVWYRNVRIKRLPDTQ
- a CDS encoding sugar phosphate isomerase/epimerase encodes the protein LGSSDPGVRRSAVENHFKWVQAAKFLSCHSIRVNAMINAESLAYDAQMKLSADGLRQLVEFAAGLELNVIVENHGGLSSSGEWLAGVMEMVDHPRCGTLPDFGNFCIEGSAYPVDGCNEMYDYYRGVEELMPYAKAVSAKSYDFDEAGNETTLDYERLMRIVLDAGYRGYVGIEYEGSVLSEGDGIRATRDLLLAVRERLATEYKET
- a CDS encoding SMP-30/gluconolactonase/LRE family protein translates to MTTSRCLPILGLLLLGACTTPVPSNNTDHARVDTIGYLEVAHPDFHRLVPSDARIEILAEGFTWSEGPVWIPDGGYLLFSDVPENMIYRWDEQDGLSVWLSPSGETGYASGAHEGSNGLLLNKDGELVLCQHGDRRVAKMNADLEDPQPLFTTLADQFNGKRFNSPNDAAYHRSGDLYFTDPPYGLTEASNSELGFQGVFRLSTGGVVELLTDDLARPNGIAFSPDGSTLYVANSDHERAVWVAYDVGDDGMLSNARTFFDASRWSGSRSGLPDGLKVDDQGNLFATGPGGVVVLAPDSTHLGTIRLPVPAANVAFGDDGRYLYITADMYLLRIRLVWTDPTGTAQ